A stretch of DNA from Campylobacter concisus:
TTTAAGTTAGTTGGTGGATATTTTATTGCTGGAATTTTCTTTTTAGCATTAAGTGTGCCGGCATTTTTTTATACAGATTTTGATGCGATTAGATCGCTAAATACAGCTGGTTTTTTGCATATATTTTTTGTTGGTTTTGTTATGAGCATTATCATCGGAGCACTTTATCAGCTAACCTCAGTCATCTTAGAAAAGCCATTTTTTACAGCAAAAGGTGCTATTTTAAATTTGGCTATTTTTTGTCTATCATTGCTGGGCATGTGCTACGGGATGTTATTTGCTGAGACTAAAATTTTACAAATTAGTGGAGTTTTGCTTTTTTGCTCGCTTGCTTTTTTTGCTACGACTTATGCATTAAGCTTTATGGATAATGAAAAAAAGAGCTTTGCGACCTTTGCACTTTTTGTTTCAGCTATCTTTTTGGTAATTGGAATAACGCTTGGTTTTTGCTTGCTTATGATACTTAGTGGCACGCTGATGCTTGATTTTGAGATGACACTAAAATTTCACGTTTATTTTGTACTGGGATTTGTGTTTCTTGTGATACTTGGAGCTGCTAGTGTACTCTTACCTATGTTTGCACTAGCTCATGATCTAAAATTTACACTTAGTAAAGCCTCACTAGCATGTTATATTTTGGGTGGTATCTTACTAGCTTTTAATGAAAATTTGTCTGTTTTGTCAATATGTGTGGCAGCTTTACTTTTTATAGCTCAAGCACTTTATATTTTAAAAAAACGCGTTAGAAAGGCGTATGATTACTGGAATGTAAATATCGTACTTTCGTTGGTTGCTTTGCTTGGTGCTACTGTTTTTATAGCTTTAGGCAAATTAAATTTAGCTGCATATTTTTTAATATATGGCTTTTTGTTTGCTTTTATCGTAGCTCATCTTTACAAGATCGCACCATTTCTAATATGGTATCACTACGTAGCACCTTTTGTCGGAAAGGTAAAAGTGCCACTTCTTGATGCCATGATACTAAAAAAGATAGCTTATTTTGGTATAGCTTTTAATGTTATCTCGCTTCTTTGCTATCTTCTCTCAACTTGCTTTGAACTAGAAATTTTAGTGCAAGCTAGTATGATGTTTATAGCTCTTAGTATAGTTTTGCTATCGATAAATATAATAAATATTTTTAGATTTACTGGTTTTAAAGGATAAAAAATGAAAGAAAAAATTTATAACGCGCTGTCAAATATCGTTGATCCAGAAGTTGGCTTTGATATCGTTTCGCTCGGACTTATATATGATGCGAGCTGCGATGAGAATGGAAAAGCAAAAGTTACTATGACGCTTTCAACCAAATCTTGCCCACTGCACGAAATGATACTTGGCTGGGTAGAAACTGCCGTGCTCGATATAGAAGGTGTCAAAGAGTGTGAGATCGATCTTGTCTGGGAGCCTGAGTGGAATATACAAATGGCAAGCGATTTTGTAAAAGCACAACTTGGAGTTTAAATTTTAAGTTTTTAGATTTGCTAGAGAGCAAAAGCTCTCTAGAAATTTTAAGGAGTTTGTTTTTTATTAGTCCATTTGATGGCGCATAAATGATGGCACATCAAGTTGTGACATATAGTCTTCGTCATATCCACCACTAACTTTTTTAAGTCTTAATATACGCTCTTTTTTTATAATATCGTTTGCATTAGAAGTTTGTATTTCATCTTTTTTTTCAGCTTCTTTTTGTGAGCTTTGAAAACCTGTTGCTATTATTGTAACTTCAACTTTATTGTCTTCTATTTTGTCATCAGTTGTTGTACCAAATATAATTTCAGCATCTTCATCCGCTGCCTCATGAATAATACTCATCGCATTATTGATATCAGCTAGTGGGCAACTAGGGCTTATTCTAAAATGAACTAAAATACCAAATGCACCATTTATTGTCATGTTATCAAGAAGTGGTGATTGTATAGCATTTTTTATAGCTTCTTGCGCTGCATCCTCGCCACTTGCTTCGCCAACACCCATTAAAGCTAGTCCTCTATGGCTCATAATCGTTCTAACATCTGCAAAGTCTAGATTTATGTCGCTTTTTCCTGAGTCAAGTACGATCGTACTCATACCATTGACGGCTCTTGCAAGTACTTCATCAACCATTTCAAAGCTTTCTTTTATGCCAGCATTTTTATCAATTAATGTTAGGAGTTTATCGTTTGGAATGACTACAATAGAATCGCTTTCTTTTCTAAGTTCTTCAAGGCCGCAATCAGCCAATTTTCTACGTTTTTTTCCTTCAAACATAAAAGGCATAGTAACAACTGCAACTGTTAGCGCACCAATGTCTTTTGCAGCTTGAGCAACTACTGGAGCTGCGCCTGTACCAGTTCCACCACCAAGTCCTGTACCAATGAAAACTATATCTGATGTCTCAAGTGCACTTTTTACTTCATCGTAGCTCTCTTCAGCAGCAGCTTTTCCTATTTCAGGTCTCATGCCTGCACCTAGGCCCTTTGTTGTTTTCTCGCCTAGTTGAATTTTTGTATGTGCAAGAGAATTTTCAAGAGCCTTAGCATCTGTATTAGCAACAATAAGATCTATATTTAAATTTGGATTAACTCTTATTATGTGGTTGACCATATTGCCACCACCTCCACCTACACCTACGACCTTTATCTTTGCACCATAGATGCTTTTATTTTCTTCTACTGTGAAGCTACTCATTTTTGAAATTCTCCTTAAAATAATTGTGTAATACTATACCAAAATTTTGCAAAAGCATTTGGCTTTTTTTCTTGTTTGCTAATATCTGCAATATTGGCAAGCTCTTCTTTGTTTTTTGATTTATTTGCTATCTCTAATTCAAAATCTTTATCAGAAAAACTATCCTCTTTTTCATTTGGATCCTGCACCTCTTGTCCAAAATTTTGTACGTTTTCTTCTTCTACAAAAACATTTCTAAAATTTGCTTTCGGTTTTGAGGCTATTTCCCCTTGGTATCTCATTTTTTTCTCAGAATCAATCTCGTATGGGCTAAAGTTGCCAGCACCATACAAACAAAGCCCTATAGCACAAGAATTTGCTGGATCTCTTAAAATTTCAAATAATCCATCCATCTCTTTTGGTTTTGCTATACGAACTGGCATTTTGTCAAATATCGCGGATGCAAGATCTCTAATACCTTCTAACTTAGTCATACCACCAGTAAGTATTATTCCAGCACCAATGCTATCTTTATAGCCGCTATCTTCTAGCATTTTAGCAAGTACCATAAGGGTTTCTTCTGCTCTGGCATATATAACATTTGATATTATGTCTAGTGAAACTTCGTGGCTTTTTGTTTCATCTCCAAGGATCGGGAGCTCTATTAGATCAACTGACTTATTTATTAAAGCGCCATAGCCTAATTTTATCTCTTCTGCCTTTGGAAGTGGTGTATGCAGAGCCATAGAAAGATCATTTGTAATGTTTGCTGAGCCAACAGGTAAAAATTCATTGTATCTTATAGAATTTCCAGAATGCACTACAAGATTACAAGTAGCACCACCCATATCAACAAGTGCAGCACCAAGCTCTTTCTCATCTTTTGTTAATGTTGCTATCGCAGAAGCATATCCTGAAAGGACTATGTTATCTAGTTGAACACCTGCTAAATTTACGGCTTTTCTTAGGTTGCTAATAGATGACTTTTGTACTGTAA
This window harbors:
- the ftsA gene encoding cell division protein FtsA; the protein is MSTKILGIDIGSFQICAVIAQHDENGIKIIGIGTEKTQGIRKGVITNIEQAAKSIKNALIEAQRVAGTRYEKVIVSISGAYTKSVDSSGVVNIPNHEIGIKEIERAMQMADHTADIPHEYEKLHVLPYNFKVDGQEHIEDPIGMNGSRLEVQTHIVTVQKSSISNLRKAVNLAGVQLDNIVLSGYASAIATLTKDEKELGAALVDMGGATCNLVVHSGNSIRYNEFLPVGSANITNDLSMALHTPLPKAEEIKLGYGALINKSVDLIELPILGDETKSHEVSLDIISNVIYARAEETLMVLAKMLEDSGYKDSIGAGIILTGGMTKLEGIRDLASAIFDKMPVRIAKPKEMDGLFEILRDPANSCAIGLCLYGAGNFSPYEIDSEKKMRYQGEIASKPKANFRNVFVEEENVQNFGQEVQDPNEKEDSFSDKDFELEIANKSKNKEELANIADISKQEKKPNAFAKFWYSITQLF
- a CDS encoding metal-sulfur cluster assembly factor → MKEKIYNALSNIVDPEVGFDIVSLGLIYDASCDENGKAKVTMTLSTKSCPLHEMILGWVETAVLDIEGVKECEIDLVWEPEWNIQMASDFVKAQLGV
- the ftsZ gene encoding cell division protein FtsZ, yielding MSSFTVEENKSIYGAKIKVVGVGGGGGNMVNHIIRVNPNLNIDLIVANTDAKALENSLAHTKIQLGEKTTKGLGAGMRPEIGKAAAEESYDEVKSALETSDIVFIGTGLGGGTGTGAAPVVAQAAKDIGALTVAVVTMPFMFEGKKRRKLADCGLEELRKESDSIVVIPNDKLLTLIDKNAGIKESFEMVDEVLARAVNGMSTIVLDSGKSDINLDFADVRTIMSHRGLALMGVGEASGEDAAQEAIKNAIQSPLLDNMTINGAFGILVHFRISPSCPLADINNAMSIIHEAADEDAEIIFGTTTDDKIEDNKVEVTIIATGFQSSQKEAEKKDEIQTSNANDIIKKERILRLKKVSGGYDEDYMSQLDVPSFMRHQMD